TTTAATTTGTAATTTTATAAATAATTCAACAAAAACAACTGCAATAAAAAAAGGATTATGCTAACAAAAGAATCATTGCAATTTTTAGACGATTTAAAAAAAAACAATAATAGAGACTGGTTTCAGGACAACAAAAAGCGTTATGAAATCTTCAAAAAAGACTACCATCAACTGGTCAGCGATTTTCTGGATGCAATGAAACCGCTTGATCCTTCATTAGAATTACTGGAAGTTAAAAACTGTACTTTTAGAATCAATCGTGATATTCGTTTTTCTAAAGACAAATCGCCTTACAAAGCACATTTGGGTGTCTGGATGTCAGCTGGTGCGAAAGGCGCAAATCGTTCCGGATATTATGTACACATTGAAAAAGGCGCGAGTTTTATAGCCGGCGGATTTTATTCGCCTGAAGCGGAAGATTTAAAGAAAGTCCGTAAAGAAATTGCTTTTTTTTATGAAGATTTAGAAGAAATACTAAATAATAAAAACTTCAAAAAAGAATTCGGAAGCTTAGACATTAACGAAAATAACTCGCTTAAAAGCATGCCCAGAGGTTATGAAAAAGATCATCCGGCAATTGAGTTTTTAAAATTGAAGAGTTTTACCGCCACTCAAAAATTTGATATTTCTGAAGTTACACAGAAAGATTTCGTTTATAAAATGAGTAAAAAACTAATTGCCCTAAAACCATTGAACGAATTCATCAATCGTGCTTTAGAGACTGATGAATTCTAAAATTGTTTTGCCATGAATTTCACAAATTACACTAATTAATTCGTAGAAATTAGTGAAATTCGTGACGGAAAAATAAACAACCTGAATGAAAAGAAAAATACTTTTTCTGGGAGAATCCTATCGCGCTGATGCCATAACCTGGATGAAAGGCCTGAAAGAATTTGGTGATTTTAAAATCATTACCTGGGAGCTTCAGACACCTAATAATCAAAGATTCAAACGTATTTTTGAATATTTATTCTCTCCTCTTTCAATTCGAAAAATAATCAGGAAAGAAAAACCGGACATGGTTATTGCAGAAAGAACAACCAGTTATGGTTTTCTTGCCGCTTTATCCGGATCTAAAACTATTGCCATTGCGCAACAAGGAAGAACCGATTTATGGCCTGAAGAATCTGTTTTATATCCTTTTAAGAAAATCATTCAGAAATATGCTTTCAAAAAAGCGCATTTAATTCATGCGTGGGGACCAGTGATGGCAGTTCACATGAAAACAACCGGCGTTGATATGAATAAAGTTTTGGTTTTGCCAAAGGGTATTGATTTATCGCTTTTTACTCCTTCAACCAATAATTCGAACAAAATTGAAGCGATTGTAACGCGTTCGCTTCAACCGGAATATCGACATGATTCGATTTTAAAAGCATTCGGAATTTTAAACCAAAAAGGAATTGATTTTTCTCTGACTATTGTAGGCGACGGAACAAGGCTGCAATGTTTAAAAGATTTAGCGAAAGATTTAAAAATAGAAAACAAAGTGATTTTTACAGGAAGAATCCCCAATACAGAACTTCCAAAACTGTTACAGCAATCGAATATTTATATCAGCATGCCGATTACAGAAGGTGTTTCGGCTTCTTTATTTGAAGCAATGGCTTGTAATTGTTATCCCATAGTTTCAGATATTCCGGGAAATCAAAGCTGGATTACCCATCGCGAAAATGGACAATTAATCGGAATTGATAATATCGAAATGCTGGCTGAAGAATTAATCTGGTCTTTTGAAAATCCTGAATTGCGAAATCAGGCGATTGTTCGAAATAGAAAGTTTGTGGAAGAGAATGCGAGTTATGATGTTAACATGAAGGTTATTACGGAGAAATATCATAACATACTAAACTTGCAAAATAGTTAACCGCAAAGTTCGCAAGGGTTTACGATATGAATACAAAGCTTTGTAAGCTTTGCACAAACTTTGTGTCGTTGCAGTTAAATTAAAACTTATAATTCATACTTTTGAATTCAGATTAAAAAGCCTTTTACATATGGAAATCCAATCCAATTTTTCTTTAAAAAACTACAATACTTTTGGCATTGAAGCCAAGGCTAAACAATTCGTTGCAGTTCACTCAAATGCCGAATTAAAAACAATTTTAGAAGAAAATAAAAACAAAAAAAAGTTCATTTTAGGAGGCGGAAGCAATATGCTTTTAACCAAAGACATTGATGCATTGGTTATTCATATTGATTTAAAAGGAAAAGAAGTAATTAAAGAAGATGATGATTTTGTATGGGTAGAAAGTCAGGCCGGCGAAACCTGGCACGATTTCGTTCTTTATACGATCGACCATAACTTTGGAGGTTTAGAAAACATGTCTCTTATTCCCGGAAATGTGGGTACAACTCCGGTACAGAATATTGGTGCGTACGGAGCCGAAATCAAAGATACATTTGTTTCCTGCGATGCCATGAATATTGCTACTCAGGAAATGAAAACTTTTAATAATGCCGAATGTAATTTTGGCTACCGCGAAAGTATTTTTAAAAATGAAGTAAAAGACCAATATATTATTACTTCCGTTATTTTTAAACTAACGAAGCGTAATCATAAAATCAATACTTCATACGGGGATATTTTGGCTGAATTGTCAAAAAACAACATTACAGAACCGACCTTAAAAGATGTAAGCAACGCTGTAATTGCCATCAGAAAAAGTAAATTACCAGATCCGAAAGAGTTGGGAAACAGTGGCAGCTTCTTTAAAAATCCGATTTTATTAAAATCTGATTTCGAAAAAATTCACCAAAAGTTTCCTGAGATGAAATACTATGAAGTTTCTGAAACTGAAGTAAAAGTTCCGGCTGGCTGGCTAATTGAACAAGCTGGTTTAAAAGGAAAACGTTTTGGAGAAGCCGGAGTTCACAAAAATCAGGCTTTGGTTTTAGTAAATTACGGCAATGCAACGGGACAGGAAATTCTAGCCGTCTCAAAAGAAGTTCAAAAAACAGTTTTTGAAACTTTCGGCATTCATATTGAGGCAGAAGTAAATATTATCTAAACGGCTTCTCAATTATTTTCAGTCTTATAAATGAAAAAACTAAATTTCAAAATTATTCTTATCCAGTTCATAGGAATAATATTTTTAATCAACGGTCTTCTGCAGCTTAGATTTTATACAGCAGCAGAAAAAATCATTTATATCAGAAAACATTTTAAAAGCTCGCAAACACGAGGCTATGATCCTTTATTTCCTGCTGAAACAGATATTTTTGATTTTTGGTCAAGCATTTATGTATGGATATTTCTAGGCATGTTACTAGGAATCTGTCTGATTTCATATATAAATTGGAAAAACAAACTTTCGGCACTGAATAATATTATAATCGCATTATGCCTATATATCGTTCTAAGGCTTAAATTTTTCAGAAGAGGAATTCTATCCGATGTGTTCCATCCTTTCACAGTAAATTTATCTGATGATCTTGCAATACAATTTTTTATTGAAGGAATTATATTCACTTTTATTGGTTCCGTCATTTTATATGTAAGTGCTTATCGAAATTTATTTAATTTTAGCAAAAATAGGAGTAAAAGCTAGTTATAAAATGTACACACCACAGATTTACAAAAATGAAAATCAGGAAGAAATCAGGGCTTTTTTAAAAGAAAACAGTTTTGGAATCCTGATCAATCAGACTAACGGAAAATTATGTGCAACTCATATCCCGATAGAATTGGAATTGAATTCTGAAGGGAAAGAAATCCTGCAGGGACACATTTCAAAACTGAATCCGCAGGCAGAAGGCTTTGCAGAAAATGATCAGGTTTTGGCTGTATTTATCGGTCCACATTCCTATATTTCTTCTTCCTGGTACGATCATGAAAATGTACCAACATGGAATTATATAGCCGTGCATGTTTATGGAAAAATTAAGATTGTAGATTATGAAACTTCTGTAGAACAATTAAAAAAGCTGGTTGATAAATACGAAGTGAATTCGGAAAATCCCATTCGGGTTGAAGATTTATCTGCCAAAACAATGCGCGAAGCGAGAGGGATCTTTGGATTTGAAATAGAAATTGAAGAAATTCAGGCTGCCAAAAAACTTTCTCAGAACCGTGATGATCATAATTATAAAAACATCATTTCAGAATTAGAGAAAACTAAAAACGCTCAGTCTATTGCCATTGCGAAAGAAATGTCAAAATACCGAAAGTAAATCGGTTTTAATATTGAAAATTACGAATTCATAAGTACATTTGCACTCGCAAGATTCAGAAATTAAAAGACCATAAAACATATGCTTATATTTTTACTTTACTTCTTTATTGCTGTTGTATTCATACAAATTTTCTACTACTTAGGGATTTTTGGAAAGTTCGCTTTCGGTAAACCTCAAACTATTACGCCCAAAAAACTTCCGGTTTCTGTAATTGTCTGTGCAAAAAACGAAGAAGAAAATGTAAAAAAATACATTCCGCTTTTAGCAGAACAGAATTATCCTGATTTTGAAATTGTTTTAATTGATGACGCATCAAGCGATGAAACGTTAGAAGTTTTTGAACAATTTGAAGAGAAATATTCAAACATCCGATTAGTAAAAGTAAAAAATAACGAAGCTTTTTGGGGAAACAAAAAATATGCTTTAACATTAGGTATCAAAGCCTCGACAAAAGACTATTTACTTTTTACTGATGCTGATTGCTATCCCGTTTCAAAAGATTGGATCACTGCTATGAGTTCGCAATTTACAATGAACAAAACAATCGTTTTAGGATATGGAGGTTATGAAAAAAAAGAACGCTCTTTATTGAATAAAATTATACGTTTTGAAACAGTTCTTACCGCTATGCAATATTTTTCATGGGCTAAAGCAGGACTTCCTTA
The Flavobacterium flavigenum genome window above contains:
- a CDS encoding glycosyltransferase, translating into MLIFLLYFFIAVVFIQIFYYLGIFGKFAFGKPQTITPKKLPVSVIVCAKNEEENVKKYIPLLAEQNYPDFEIVLIDDASSDETLEVFEQFEEKYSNIRLVKVKNNEAFWGNKKYALTLGIKASTKDYLLFTDADCYPVSKDWITAMSSQFTMNKTIVLGYGGYEKKERSLLNKIIRFETVLTAMQYFSWAKAGLPYMGVGRNLAYKKEEFFNVNGFIDHIQIRSGDDDLFVNQAANKANTTIAYSPESFTYSKAKETYKEWFTQKRRHVATANYYKFFDKIQLGLFYISQLLFFLLVIILLAFQFQWIAVLALLATRYTITWIVIGFSAGKLKENDLKVWFPIVEIVLIFTQINIFITNLFSKPVNWK
- a CDS encoding DUF2461 domain-containing protein, coding for MLTKESLQFLDDLKKNNNRDWFQDNKKRYEIFKKDYHQLVSDFLDAMKPLDPSLELLEVKNCTFRINRDIRFSKDKSPYKAHLGVWMSAGAKGANRSGYYVHIEKGASFIAGGFYSPEAEDLKKVRKEIAFFYEDLEEILNNKNFKKEFGSLDINENNSLKSMPRGYEKDHPAIEFLKLKSFTATQKFDISEVTQKDFVYKMSKKLIALKPLNEFINRALETDEF
- the murB gene encoding UDP-N-acetylmuramate dehydrogenase, with translation MEIQSNFSLKNYNTFGIEAKAKQFVAVHSNAELKTILEENKNKKKFILGGGSNMLLTKDIDALVIHIDLKGKEVIKEDDDFVWVESQAGETWHDFVLYTIDHNFGGLENMSLIPGNVGTTPVQNIGAYGAEIKDTFVSCDAMNIATQEMKTFNNAECNFGYRESIFKNEVKDQYIITSVIFKLTKRNHKINTSYGDILAELSKNNITEPTLKDVSNAVIAIRKSKLPDPKELGNSGSFFKNPILLKSDFEKIHQKFPEMKYYEVSETEVKVPAGWLIEQAGLKGKRFGEAGVHKNQALVLVNYGNATGQEILAVSKEVQKTVFETFGIHIEAEVNII
- a CDS encoding glycosyltransferase — encoded protein: MKRKILFLGESYRADAITWMKGLKEFGDFKIITWELQTPNNQRFKRIFEYLFSPLSIRKIIRKEKPDMVIAERTTSYGFLAALSGSKTIAIAQQGRTDLWPEESVLYPFKKIIQKYAFKKAHLIHAWGPVMAVHMKTTGVDMNKVLVLPKGIDLSLFTPSTNNSNKIEAIVTRSLQPEYRHDSILKAFGILNQKGIDFSLTIVGDGTRLQCLKDLAKDLKIENKVIFTGRIPNTELPKLLQQSNIYISMPITEGVSASLFEAMACNCYPIVSDIPGNQSWITHRENGQLIGIDNIEMLAEELIWSFENPELRNQAIVRNRKFVEENASYDVNMKVITEKYHNILNLQNS
- a CDS encoding FMN-binding negative transcriptional regulator — protein: MYTPQIYKNENQEEIRAFLKENSFGILINQTNGKLCATHIPIELELNSEGKEILQGHISKLNPQAEGFAENDQVLAVFIGPHSYISSSWYDHENVPTWNYIAVHVYGKIKIVDYETSVEQLKKLVDKYEVNSENPIRVEDLSAKTMREARGIFGFEIEIEEIQAAKKLSQNRDDHNYKNIISELEKTKNAQSIAIAKEMSKYRK